The Sinomonas sp. P10A9 genome includes a window with the following:
- a CDS encoding PucR family transcriptional regulator, which translates to MAQPQHPPGSESNGKLTISPAKAETVKKLRANVGQLSTTTMRELERALPWYSRLSADERSALGLVAQNGIAAFVTWYERPTLPTWILSDVFGTAPTELTRSISLQKALQLIRIVVETVEDQVPHLAPEEDQPALREAVLRYSREVAFAAADVYARAAETRGSWDTRLEALIVDAVLRGENTDALRSRIAALGWKAQERFTVMVGSSPLEPSPTYVGELRRAAGRYAQDALVGIQGDRLILILGGLHDAELALSRLAELFAPGPVVYGPEAATLPETSASAQAAFAGLSAARAWPNAPRPVSAEDLLPERVAAGDDAARRALVQKIYRPLVAASNGLVETLSAYFELGHSLEATARELFVHANTVRYRLRRVSDVTGWDPLLPREAFVLQTALVVGRLAASPKPPTERQASRS; encoded by the coding sequence ATGGCGCAGCCTCAGCACCCCCCCGGCAGCGAGTCGAATGGCAAGCTGACCATCTCACCGGCCAAGGCAGAGACCGTGAAGAAGCTCCGTGCCAATGTCGGGCAGCTCTCGACGACGACGATGCGGGAGCTCGAGCGCGCCCTTCCGTGGTATTCGCGGCTCAGCGCCGACGAACGATCGGCCCTCGGCCTCGTGGCCCAGAACGGGATCGCCGCGTTCGTCACCTGGTACGAGCGCCCCACGCTTCCCACCTGGATCCTCTCGGACGTCTTCGGCACCGCGCCCACCGAGCTCACCCGCTCGATCAGCCTCCAGAAGGCGCTCCAGCTCATCCGGATCGTCGTCGAAACGGTCGAGGATCAGGTGCCGCATCTTGCTCCCGAGGAAGACCAGCCAGCACTCCGCGAGGCGGTGCTCAGGTACTCGCGAGAAGTCGCGTTCGCCGCCGCGGATGTCTACGCCCGAGCTGCAGAGACGCGCGGATCGTGGGACACCCGGCTCGAGGCGCTCATCGTCGACGCGGTCCTGAGGGGCGAGAACACCGATGCCCTCCGCTCGCGCATTGCGGCGCTCGGGTGGAAGGCACAGGAGCGCTTCACCGTCATGGTGGGCTCCTCGCCGCTCGAACCGAGCCCCACGTACGTGGGGGAGCTCCGCCGGGCTGCGGGACGGTACGCCCAGGACGCGCTCGTGGGCATCCAGGGAGATCGGCTCATCCTGATCCTCGGCGGCCTGCACGATGCGGAGCTCGCGCTGTCGCGCCTTGCAGAGCTTTTCGCGCCCGGCCCGGTGGTCTACGGTCCCGAGGCGGCAACGCTGCCCGAGACGAGCGCCTCCGCGCAGGCGGCCTTCGCCGGCCTCTCGGCAGCACGCGCTTGGCCCAACGCTCCGCGGCCCGTCTCGGCCGAAGACCTCTTGCCCGAGCGGGTCGCGGCCGGCGACGACGCGGCACGGCGGGCCCTCGTGCAGAAGATATACCGCCCGCTCGTGGCAGCCTCGAACGGGCTCGTCGAGACCCTCAGCGCGTACTTCGAGCTCGGGCACTCGCTCGAGGCAACCGCGCGCGAGCTGTTCGTGCACGCCAACACGGTCCGATACCGCCTGCGTCGGGTCAGCGACGTCACGGGGTGGGATCCCCTCCTGCCCCGCGAAGCCTTCGTGCTGCAGACGGCCCTCGTCGTCGGGCGCCTCGCCGCATCCCCGAAACCGCCCACTGAACGGCAAGCGTCACGCTCCTGA
- a CDS encoding ACP S-malonyltransferase, producing MLAIVCPGQGSQTPGFLAPWLELPSVAERLGALGEVAGLDLVAHGTTSDEETIKDTAVAQPLIVAAGIVVAEAMFDVDLSELPVVLAGHSVGEITASALAGVLSAEDAMRFVATRARGMARAAAVTPTGMSAVVGGDRDEVLAAISAAGAEPANVNGGGQVVAAGTFDQLKALADHPPAKARVIPLKVAGAFHTQHMASAVADLEALRPELAVNDPAVPLLSNYDGAEVASGNNAVASLIAQVSRPVRWDLCMDTLSARGVTGLIELTPAGTLVGLAKRGMPGVKTVAVKTPADVDAALGLFAADAQSDKETV from the coding sequence GTGCTAGCAATTGTCTGCCCTGGACAGGGCTCCCAGACGCCAGGGTTCCTGGCCCCCTGGCTCGAGCTGCCCTCCGTCGCCGAGCGCCTCGGTGCCCTCGGCGAGGTCGCCGGCCTAGATCTGGTGGCCCACGGGACGACCTCGGACGAGGAGACGATCAAGGACACCGCCGTCGCGCAGCCGCTCATTGTGGCCGCCGGCATCGTTGTGGCCGAGGCAATGTTCGACGTCGACCTGTCCGAGCTCCCCGTCGTGCTGGCAGGGCACTCTGTCGGAGAGATCACGGCGTCTGCCCTGGCTGGCGTCCTGAGCGCAGAGGACGCGATGCGGTTCGTCGCGACCCGTGCGCGGGGCATGGCGCGGGCCGCGGCGGTAACGCCGACCGGCATGAGCGCCGTGGTCGGAGGCGATCGGGACGAAGTGCTCGCCGCGATCTCCGCCGCCGGTGCCGAGCCCGCGAACGTCAACGGCGGCGGCCAGGTCGTGGCTGCCGGAACCTTCGACCAGCTCAAGGCCCTCGCTGACCATCCCCCCGCCAAGGCGCGGGTCATCCCGCTCAAGGTTGCCGGCGCGTTCCACACCCAACACATGGCCTCCGCCGTCGCGGACCTCGAGGCGCTCCGCCCGGAGCTCGCGGTCAATGACCCGGCCGTTCCGCTCCTGTCGAACTACGACGGCGCCGAGGTGGCCTCGGGGAACAACGCCGTTGCGAGCCTCATTGCCCAGGTGTCGCGCCCGGTCCGCTGGGACCTCTGCATGGACACCCTTTCGGCGCGCGGCGTCACCGGCCTCATCGAGCTGACCCCGGCCGGCACCCTCGTGGGCCTCGCCAAGCGCGGTATGCCCGGTGTTAAGACCGTGGCTGTCAAGACCCCTGCCGACGTCGATGCCGCCCTCGGGCTGTTCGCCGCCGACGCCCAGAGCGACAAGGAAACGGTATGA
- a CDS encoding beta-ketoacyl-ACP synthase III, translated as MTTPTLKQAETNAHSRILGIGGYRPSVVVTNDDVCQWIDSSDEWIRQRTGIVTRRRAPEDVTVLDMAEGAARDALASAGIQASQLGAVIVSTVSHPYATPSAAAALADRLGATPAPAFDISAACAGYCYGIAQADALVRSGAADYVLVVGAEKLSDLIDNTERSISFLLGDGAGAVVIGPSETPGIAPSVWGSDGSKWNVIGMTHSLLDVRDLSEEAERNGASNAAAVLGTEAKIWPTLRQDGQSVFRWAVWEMAKVAKRALDAAGLQPEDLGAFVPHQANMRIIDEMVKQLKLPESVLVGRDIADAGNTSAASIPLATLRLLEEHPELHGKPALQIGFGAGLVFGAQVVILP; from the coding sequence ATGACTACCCCCACGCTGAAGCAGGCTGAGACCAACGCGCACTCCCGGATTCTCGGCATCGGAGGGTACCGCCCGTCCGTGGTCGTCACCAACGACGACGTCTGCCAGTGGATCGACTCCTCCGATGAGTGGATCCGCCAGCGCACGGGCATCGTGACCCGCCGCCGCGCGCCCGAGGACGTCACCGTCCTCGACATGGCCGAGGGTGCTGCGCGTGATGCTCTCGCGTCTGCCGGCATCCAGGCCAGCCAGTTGGGCGCCGTCATCGTCTCGACCGTCTCGCACCCGTACGCGACGCCGTCCGCAGCCGCTGCGCTCGCGGACCGCCTCGGCGCGACGCCAGCGCCCGCCTTCGACATCTCCGCGGCATGCGCGGGCTACTGCTACGGCATTGCCCAGGCCGACGCGCTCGTGCGGTCTGGGGCTGCGGACTATGTGCTGGTCGTCGGGGCCGAGAAGCTCAGCGACCTCATCGACAACACCGAGCGGAGTATCTCGTTCCTGCTCGGCGACGGCGCGGGCGCCGTCGTGATCGGGCCGTCCGAGACTCCCGGGATCGCTCCGTCTGTCTGGGGCTCCGACGGGAGCAAGTGGAACGTCATCGGGATGACCCACTCGCTCCTGGATGTCCGCGACCTCTCCGAAGAGGCTGAGCGCAACGGCGCGAGCAACGCCGCCGCTGTGCTGGGCACGGAGGCCAAGATCTGGCCGACGCTTCGCCAGGACGGCCAGAGCGTCTTCCGATGGGCCGTGTGGGAGATGGCCAAGGTAGCCAAGCGTGCGCTGGACGCCGCAGGCCTCCAGCCCGAGGACCTCGGCGCGTTCGTGCCGCATCAGGCGAACATGCGCATCATCGACGAGATGGTCAAGCAGCTCAAGCTGCCTGAGTCCGTCCTCGTGGGCCGGGACATCGCCGACGCTGGAAACACCTCCGCGGCCTCGATCCCGCTCGCCACGCTCCGCCTCCTCGAGGAGCATCCGGAACTCCATGGCAAGCCAGCCCTGCAGATCGGCTTCGGCGCGGGCCTCGTGTTCGGCGCCCAGGTTGTGATTCTCCCCTGA
- a CDS encoding acyl carrier protein, which yields MASNEEILAGLAEIVNEETGLATDAVQLDKSFTDDLDIDSISMMTIVVNAEEKFGVRIPDEEVKNLTTVGDAVDFIAKAQA from the coding sequence ATGGCAAGCAACGAAGAGATCCTCGCCGGTCTGGCCGAGATCGTCAACGAGGAGACGGGCCTCGCGACCGACGCGGTCCAGCTGGACAAGTCCTTCACGGACGACCTCGACATCGACTCGATCTCGATGATGACCATTGTGGTCAACGCCGAGGAGAAGTTCGGCGTGCGCATCCCCGATGAGGAAGTCAAGAACCTGACGACGGTCGGCGACGCTGTCGACTTCATCGCCAAGGCCCAGGCCTAA
- the fabF gene encoding beta-ketoacyl-ACP synthase II: MARKVVVTGLGATTPIGGDVPTLWQNALKGVSGVRRLTDDWVEKYELPVKIAAKLSTPADEVLSRVEMKRMDPSTQYGVIAAREAWRDSGIEEVDHDRLAVAFATGIGGVWTLLSAWDTLKEKGPRRVLPMTVPMLMPNGVAAAVSLDLGARAGAHTPVSACASGTEAMAVGQELIRSGKADVVMVGGAEAAIHPMPLASFAAMQALSKRNDDPERASRPYDIDRDGFVMGEGAGALVLEAEEHALARGARIYAELIGTSVTADAYHITAPDPEGLGATRALKAAMFDARVQPEDIVHVNAHATSTPVGDKPEYTALKAALGNHVDQVAVSATKSQMGHLLGASGAVEAVLTVLAVKERKAPATINLEHQDPEIPLDVVTTARDLPKGDIVALSNSFGFGGHNAVIVIRNH, translated from the coding sequence ATGGCGCGCAAAGTTGTTGTGACCGGCCTCGGTGCCACGACGCCGATCGGCGGCGATGTCCCCACCCTGTGGCAGAACGCACTCAAGGGAGTCTCCGGTGTCCGCAGGCTCACCGATGACTGGGTCGAGAAGTACGAGCTGCCGGTCAAGATCGCTGCCAAGCTCTCCACTCCCGCCGACGAGGTCTTGAGCCGCGTCGAGATGAAGCGCATGGACCCCTCGACCCAGTACGGCGTCATCGCAGCCCGCGAGGCGTGGAGGGACTCCGGCATCGAGGAGGTCGACCACGACCGCCTCGCGGTTGCCTTCGCAACCGGAATCGGCGGCGTCTGGACTCTCCTGAGCGCGTGGGACACTCTCAAGGAGAAGGGACCACGCCGAGTCCTGCCCATGACCGTTCCCATGCTCATGCCCAACGGCGTGGCGGCGGCAGTGAGCCTGGATCTCGGTGCACGCGCCGGGGCCCACACCCCCGTCTCGGCGTGTGCATCGGGCACCGAGGCCATGGCCGTCGGACAGGAGCTCATCCGCTCAGGCAAGGCTGATGTGGTCATGGTCGGCGGAGCCGAAGCTGCGATCCACCCGATGCCGCTCGCCTCGTTCGCTGCAATGCAGGCTCTCTCCAAGCGCAACGACGATCCGGAACGTGCCTCGCGTCCCTACGACATCGACCGCGATGGGTTCGTCATGGGCGAAGGCGCCGGCGCGCTCGTGCTCGAGGCGGAGGAACACGCCCTCGCCCGCGGTGCGCGCATCTACGCAGAGCTCATCGGTACCTCGGTGACTGCCGACGCGTACCACATCACCGCGCCAGACCCCGAGGGCCTCGGCGCAACCCGTGCCCTCAAGGCCGCGATGTTCGACGCACGTGTCCAGCCCGAGGACATCGTGCACGTCAACGCCCATGCGACGTCCACACCCGTAGGCGACAAGCCCGAGTACACGGCGCTCAAGGCCGCACTGGGCAACCACGTGGACCAGGTGGCAGTCTCGGCCACCAAGTCCCAGATGGGCCATCTCCTCGGCGCCTCGGGCGCCGTAGAGGCCGTGCTCACGGTGCTCGCGGTGAAGGAACGCAAGGCTCCTGCCACCATCAACCTCGAGCACCAGGATCCCGAGATCCCGCTCGACGTCGTCACCACCGCCAGGGACCTCCCGAAGGGCGATATCGTGGCGCTGAGCAACTCGTTCGGCTTCGGCGGGCACAATGCGGTCATCGTGATCCGCAACCACTGA
- a CDS encoding DUF3145 domain-containing protein, whose amino-acid sequence MSAVMTRGLLFVHSAPSALCPHVEWAIGSVVDKRTDLDWTAQPAAPGMLRAELSWAGKPGTGAQLASALRGWAHLRYEVTEEPSPSVDGARWSHTPELGIFHSMTDVHGNIVISEDRIRYAYEAGAGDPSVVYHELSLALGEAWDEELEPFRHAAEGAPVRWLHQVG is encoded by the coding sequence ATGTCTGCAGTGATGACCCGTGGACTGCTGTTCGTGCACTCGGCACCGAGCGCGCTGTGCCCTCACGTTGAGTGGGCCATCGGCTCGGTCGTTGACAAGCGGACCGACCTTGACTGGACGGCTCAGCCAGCCGCTCCGGGGATGCTTCGCGCCGAGTTGTCTTGGGCTGGCAAGCCCGGAACCGGTGCTCAACTGGCCTCGGCGCTACGCGGCTGGGCCCATCTGCGCTACGAGGTAACTGAGGAGCCGAGCCCCAGCGTGGACGGCGCCCGCTGGTCCCACACTCCCGAGCTGGGTATCTTCCACTCGATGACGGACGTCCACGGGAACATCGTGATATCCGAGGACCGCATTCGCTACGCCTATGAGGCCGGTGCCGGCGATCCGAGCGTCGTCTACCACGAGCTCTCTCTGGCTCTCGGCGAGGCCTGGGACGAGGAGCTCGAGCCCTTCAGGCACGCCGCCGAAGGCGCGCCGGTCCGCTGGCTCCACCAGGTCGGCTGA
- a CDS encoding tyrosine recombinase XerC, whose protein sequence is MSGGEPRPDSVDPLTVPLAAFLRYLALERSRSEHTVRAYESDLRAMLGSAAEDGAVDLSGIDLRMLRRWLGRQSEAGLSRSTLARRSAAARSFLGWAAREGYIDADPSIRLAAPKRQQHLPEVLHQDQAERLVHTAADAALAGDPVAVRNMAVLELLYATGIRVGELVGLDVDEIDLERRTLRVLGKGNKQRTVPFGVPAADALVRWLGARAALLNADSGSALFLGKRGGRLGQRQARDVVDSALRELGDTSARGPHALRHTAATHLLDGGADLRSVQELLGHASLATTQLYTHVSVERLRASYLAAHPRA, encoded by the coding sequence ATGAGCGGTGGTGAGCCACGGCCCGACTCCGTGGATCCGCTGACTGTTCCGCTGGCAGCCTTCCTGCGTTACCTCGCCCTCGAACGATCCCGCTCGGAACACACCGTCCGGGCCTACGAATCCGACCTGAGGGCGATGCTGGGCTCCGCGGCAGAGGACGGCGCTGTGGACCTCAGCGGCATCGACCTGCGGATGCTGCGTCGCTGGCTCGGGCGACAGAGCGAAGCGGGTCTGTCGAGATCCACTCTGGCGCGCAGGTCTGCCGCGGCCCGCTCCTTCCTCGGGTGGGCAGCGCGGGAGGGGTACATTGATGCGGATCCCTCGATCAGACTCGCGGCGCCCAAGCGTCAGCAGCACCTGCCCGAAGTCCTCCACCAGGATCAGGCCGAGCGCCTCGTCCATACGGCGGCCGACGCGGCGCTGGCCGGCGATCCGGTCGCAGTGCGCAACATGGCAGTCCTCGAGCTGCTCTACGCGACCGGGATACGAGTCGGCGAGCTCGTTGGGCTCGACGTCGACGAGATCGACCTCGAACGCAGGACTTTGCGCGTGCTGGGCAAGGGGAACAAGCAGCGCACGGTGCCCTTCGGGGTGCCGGCCGCGGACGCCCTCGTCCGGTGGCTGGGTGCCCGTGCCGCACTCCTGAACGCGGACAGTGGATCCGCACTCTTCCTCGGGAAGCGCGGCGGGCGGCTCGGACAGCGGCAGGCCCGCGACGTCGTCGACAGCGCGCTCCGGGAGCTGGGCGATACCTCGGCCCGGGGGCCCCACGCTCTGAGGCACACCGCAGCAACCCATCTCCTCGACGGCGGAGCGGACCTTCGCAGCGTCCAGGAACTCCTCGGCCATGCGAGCCTCGCAACCACCCAGCTCTACACCCACGTATCCGTGGAGAGGCTCCGGGCGAGCTATCTCGCGGCGCACCCGCGCGCATAG
- the dprA gene encoding DNA-processing protein DprA has translation MKTTHQERGGWIGAAEGRDMDQTRIARAALSRLFEPLDPVGMLLVEAFGPLEALRIASGQAPADDLAALARVLDGAGRGPAATLQSGTGKAGGGLAAALERWSPRVAHLAPERDLETIARFGGRLVIPEDAEWPVGLTELGTDGPLCLWVRGEEPLPDTERCVAVVGSRDATGYGLSMAGELARGLADFGVTVVSGGAYGIDGQAHRAALTSSGPSVPTMAVLAGGVDRYYPSGHEELLREVARRGHLISELPPGAAPSKHRFLKRNRLIAAMSMLTVVVEARWRSGALSTARRAVDLGRQVAAVPGSVYSANSAGCHGLLRDGAMCVTEAKEAYELIAPAGEGLPEERDTPTKPHDGLSLVDLMVLEALPVRRGSQLEHLAVVAGLSEAEVRAGLGRLSLLGMAERSEGGWRRTREA, from the coding sequence ATGAAGACCACACATCAGGAACGCGGCGGCTGGATCGGCGCCGCAGAGGGGCGAGACATGGACCAGACACGAATCGCGCGCGCAGCACTTTCTCGGCTCTTCGAGCCGCTCGACCCCGTGGGGATGCTTCTCGTGGAGGCCTTCGGCCCCCTCGAGGCACTCAGGATCGCCAGTGGGCAAGCGCCGGCCGACGACCTTGCTGCTCTGGCGCGGGTTCTGGACGGCGCGGGCAGAGGCCCGGCTGCAACTCTTCAGTCGGGCACAGGAAAGGCTGGCGGCGGCCTGGCCGCAGCCCTTGAGAGGTGGAGTCCCAGAGTGGCGCACCTTGCACCCGAACGTGACCTCGAAACCATCGCGCGCTTCGGCGGAAGGCTCGTCATTCCCGAGGATGCCGAATGGCCCGTCGGACTCACCGAGCTTGGAACTGACGGGCCACTGTGCCTGTGGGTCCGCGGCGAGGAGCCGTTGCCCGACACGGAGCGGTGCGTTGCTGTCGTCGGTTCAAGGGACGCCACGGGCTACGGGCTCTCAATGGCAGGAGAGCTGGCGCGTGGACTCGCCGACTTCGGTGTGACGGTCGTCAGCGGAGGCGCATACGGAATCGACGGACAGGCCCACCGCGCGGCGCTGACGTCGTCCGGCCCGTCGGTGCCCACGATGGCCGTCCTGGCTGGGGGAGTCGACCGTTACTACCCCTCGGGGCACGAGGAGCTGCTCAGGGAGGTCGCCCGGCGGGGGCATCTCATTTCTGAGCTTCCGCCGGGGGCCGCCCCCTCCAAACATCGATTCCTCAAGAGGAATCGACTCATCGCCGCGATGTCGATGCTGACGGTTGTCGTCGAAGCGCGTTGGAGATCAGGTGCGCTCAGCACCGCGCGGAGGGCTGTGGACCTTGGGCGGCAGGTCGCAGCGGTTCCCGGGTCCGTGTACAGCGCCAATTCGGCCGGATGCCACGGCCTCCTCCGTGATGGCGCCATGTGTGTCACCGAGGCGAAGGAGGCGTACGAGCTCATTGCACCGGCGGGCGAGGGGCTCCCTGAGGAGCGGGACACCCCGACGAAGCCACACGACGGACTCTCCCTCGTCGACCTCATGGTCCTTGAGGCGTTGCCGGTGCGGCGTGGTTCACAACTCGAGCACCTGGCCGTGGTGGCGGGACTGAGCGAGGCCGAGGTTCGTGCCGGGTTGGGAAGGCTCTCGCTGCTCGGGATGGCCGAACGATCCGAGGGCGGGTGGCGACGGACACGGGAGGCGTGA
- a CDS encoding AbiV family abortive infection protein, with protein MQTISSDLARQWWRALMDNVVQLLRDASTLLASGSAGRAQSLAVLAAEELGKAWRLYSAAEVSWRDDRPETRLPADFVSSAKHHASKLADAAAYGQGGSMMWDYWFARYREQSKSSKQLQQEAKNYNLMKQAGFYVDLRNGVVESPRSVGDDGVLSFILEIVQAANMLFVEDHVRMQNSGEDPDWTHEIWEPLIQLGRPKDGFHKPADVLGGRKDGGEL; from the coding sequence GTGCAGACAATCTCATCCGATCTCGCAAGACAGTGGTGGCGCGCGCTCATGGACAACGTTGTCCAGTTGCTCCGCGACGCCAGCACCCTCCTTGCGAGCGGTTCTGCAGGCAGGGCGCAGTCGCTCGCGGTGCTCGCGGCCGAGGAACTAGGAAAGGCCTGGCGGCTCTACTCAGCAGCGGAAGTAAGCTGGCGCGATGACCGACCGGAAACAAGACTTCCAGCAGACTTCGTAAGCTCAGCGAAACACCATGCATCGAAGCTCGCTGATGCCGCCGCATACGGTCAGGGCGGAAGCATGATGTGGGACTACTGGTTCGCTCGCTATCGTGAGCAGTCGAAGTCATCCAAGCAGCTCCAGCAAGAAGCCAAGAACTACAACCTGATGAAGCAGGCGGGATTCTACGTAGATCTCCGTAACGGTGTTGTCGAATCTCCCCGGTCAGTCGGTGATGACGGCGTGCTCTCATTCATCCTAGAAATTGTGCAGGCCGCGAATATGCTCTTCGTCGAAGACCACGTGCGCATGCAGAACTCCGGCGAAGATCCGGACTGGACGCACGAAATATGGGAACCACTGATTCAACTTGGCAGACCGAAGGATGGGTTTCACAAACCAGCAGACGTCCTTGGCGGTCGCAAGGACGGCGGAGAACTCTAA
- a CDS encoding phage major capsid protein yields MSVSSDPMLSRLWARRDELMARRTAITDAVEARGDEYLTDAEDAEHRRVSDELGEVIGRIRELTDVPASRPTAGAAVLRGAPSRTASVSVTGEPLTYSKVGRHSMVLDQLRVASNADASGEARARLQRHTKEMSVELAGTAEYRVDLNRNVGQGGDFVPPLWLMNEWIAYARPGRATANAVSNQALPGGTDSINIPKIATGGATAIQTADNAAVQQTDITDTSVQANVKTIAGQQSVALQLIEQSPINFDQVIFQDLVADYNQKLDLQVINGSNASGQVLGILGTAGIGTVTYSDTTQNAGTMYAAIANAIQLVHVNRFAPPTAIIMHPRRWGGLLAARDSQGRPLFLPSPQEGRNAMGVLDEVASQGVVGNVQGLPVITDANLPTNLGAGTNQDVILVMRASDSILFEGGIRTRALMEVKGQNLEVVLQVYNYVAFTAGRYPSGIVQVSGSGLTAPSFS; encoded by the coding sequence ATGTCTGTTTCCAGCGATCCCATGCTCTCCCGCCTGTGGGCGCGCCGTGACGAGCTCATGGCCAGGCGCACAGCGATCACCGACGCCGTCGAGGCGCGCGGCGACGAGTACCTGACCGACGCCGAGGACGCCGAGCACCGCCGCGTCTCGGACGAGCTCGGCGAGGTGATCGGACGCATCCGCGAGCTCACCGATGTCCCCGCGAGCCGTCCCACCGCCGGCGCCGCAGTGCTCCGAGGGGCACCCTCGCGCACGGCATCCGTCTCGGTCACGGGCGAGCCGCTGACCTACTCCAAGGTCGGGCGGCACTCGATGGTCCTCGACCAGCTCCGCGTCGCGTCCAACGCCGACGCCTCGGGCGAGGCCCGCGCCCGTCTCCAGCGGCACACGAAGGAAATGTCGGTCGAGCTCGCGGGCACGGCCGAATACCGCGTCGACCTGAACCGCAACGTCGGCCAGGGCGGCGACTTCGTCCCGCCCCTCTGGCTCATGAACGAGTGGATCGCCTACGCCCGCCCGGGCCGCGCGACGGCTAACGCCGTGTCGAACCAGGCGCTCCCCGGCGGCACGGACTCGATCAACATCCCGAAGATCGCCACCGGTGGCGCCACTGCGATCCAGACCGCGGACAATGCCGCGGTCCAGCAGACGGACATCACGGACACCTCGGTGCAGGCGAACGTCAAGACGATCGCGGGCCAGCAGTCGGTCGCGCTCCAGCTCATCGAGCAGAGCCCGATCAACTTCGACCAGGTGATCTTCCAGGACCTCGTGGCGGACTACAACCAGAAGCTCGACCTCCAGGTAATCAACGGCTCCAACGCGTCCGGTCAGGTGCTCGGCATCCTCGGCACGGCCGGCATCGGCACCGTGACCTACTCGGACACGACCCAGAACGCGGGCACGATGTACGCCGCGATCGCCAACGCGATCCAGCTCGTGCACGTGAACCGTTTCGCGCCGCCGACGGCGATCATCATGCACCCCCGCCGCTGGGGCGGCCTCCTCGCCGCGCGCGACTCCCAGGGCCGCCCGCTCTTCCTGCCGAGCCCCCAGGAGGGCCGCAACGCCATGGGCGTCCTCGACGAGGTCGCCTCGCAGGGCGTCGTCGGCAACGTGCAGGGCCTGCCGGTCATCACGGACGCGAACCTGCCGACCAACCTCGGCGCGGGCACGAACCAGGACGTCATCCTCGTGATGCGCGCCTCGGACTCGATCCTCTTCGAGGGCGGCATCCGCACCCGCGCCCTCATGGAGGTTAAGGGCCAGAACCTCGAGGTCGTCCTCCAGGTCTACAACTACGTCGCCTTCACCGCTGGACGCTACCCGTCCGGCATCGTGCAGGTTTCGGGGTCCGGCCTTACGGCACCCAGCTTCTCCTAA